A part of Actinobaculum sp. 313 genomic DNA contains:
- a CDS encoding DNA polymerase III subunit gamma and tau, protein MSTALYRRYRPQTFQDVIGQEQVSKPIMAALRAGRTAHAYLFSGPRGCGKTTSARILARCLNCAQAPTDTPCGECESCRELSREGSGSLDVVEMDAASHGGVDDARDLIERASFAPARDRYKIFIIDEAHMVSNQGFNALLKLVEEPPEHVKFIFATTEPEKVIGTIRSRTHHYPFRLVPPETLEHYLAQICEEEGVHIGAGVLPLVVRAGGGSVRDSLSVLDQLMGGADGDSIEYADAIALLGYTDAALLDDAVEALAASDGATLFSVVDRVVQSGHDPRRFVEDLLQRLRDLTVISLAGEAASAVLDSLPGDQFERMVRQAEHVGGRRASRSADLTNEALNLMVGATSPRLQLELLCARLLLPETTASVAPAGAETPKSDADHAASSAPASRPSRPVSARHPGGGQGQAGPSHGGVPRASGPAQPGARVSPAWAAAAEPEVPREDVAAADGGGGRSDEPQASSTSAETPITGEVAISEAEPATPTTSVTAAAPSPEPAGGAESALPQNAALVRQRWDEIVTAVQQNSRSTAALIQTNAQIGGLANGTLTLFFQTAGLATTFNERGDHAPRVARALNDVLGLNVQVRAEVGGAMPQKHRPSLAGRHRPATPHLSA, encoded by the coding sequence GTGAGCACGGCACTGTATCGGCGTTATCGCCCGCAGACTTTCCAGGACGTGATTGGTCAAGAGCAGGTTTCTAAACCGATCATGGCGGCATTGCGTGCCGGAAGAACGGCGCACGCCTACCTTTTCTCGGGTCCGCGTGGTTGCGGGAAGACGACCTCGGCCCGTATTCTCGCGCGTTGTTTGAACTGTGCCCAGGCGCCAACCGATACTCCCTGTGGGGAATGCGAGTCATGCCGTGAACTCTCCCGCGAAGGCTCGGGGTCGCTTGATGTGGTCGAAATGGACGCGGCGAGTCATGGCGGCGTGGATGATGCACGCGACCTCATTGAGCGTGCATCCTTCGCTCCGGCTCGTGATCGGTACAAGATTTTCATTATCGACGAGGCTCATATGGTGTCGAACCAGGGCTTCAACGCGCTGCTTAAGTTGGTCGAGGAACCACCCGAGCATGTGAAGTTCATCTTTGCCACCACGGAGCCGGAGAAGGTGATCGGAACGATCCGTTCCCGCACACATCACTATCCGTTCCGCCTAGTGCCTCCGGAGACGTTAGAGCACTACCTCGCTCAGATCTGCGAGGAAGAAGGGGTCCACATCGGAGCCGGGGTTCTGCCGTTGGTTGTGCGAGCAGGCGGTGGATCCGTACGCGATTCCCTGTCTGTATTGGACCAGCTCATGGGTGGAGCCGACGGCGATTCGATTGAGTATGCCGATGCTATTGCGCTGCTGGGATATACGGATGCTGCGCTTCTCGACGACGCCGTCGAGGCACTTGCCGCCAGCGACGGTGCGACCTTGTTCTCGGTTGTTGACCGGGTCGTACAGTCCGGGCATGACCCACGTCGTTTCGTGGAGGATTTGCTGCAACGCCTGCGGGATCTGACGGTGATAAGTCTGGCGGGGGAGGCAGCTTCCGCTGTGCTTGACTCCTTGCCCGGTGATCAATTCGAACGCATGGTTCGCCAAGCGGAGCATGTGGGAGGTCGGCGCGCATCTCGTAGCGCCGATCTCACCAATGAGGCTCTTAATTTGATGGTCGGTGCCACATCGCCTCGTCTGCAGTTGGAGTTGCTGTGTGCGCGGTTGCTGCTGCCGGAGACGACGGCGTCTGTCGCTCCTGCAGGGGCTGAAACGCCGAAGAGCGATGCCGACCACGCGGCATCGAGCGCACCGGCCTCCCGGCCGTCGCGTCCAGTCAGTGCGCGGCATCCGGGCGGTGGACAGGGCCAGGCAGGTCCATCGCACGGCGGAGTACCGCGTGCCAGTGGTCCCGCACAGCCGGGAGCACGCGTGTCACCCGCTTGGGCGGCTGCGGCCGAGCCGGAAGTCCCACGCGAGGATGTCGCGGCTGCTGATGGCGGAGGCGGTCGAAGCGATGAGCCACAGGCCAGCAGTACAAGCGCTGAAACGCCGATAACAGGTGAAGTTGCCATTTCGGAGGCCGAGCCCGCAACGCCTACGACGTCGGTAACGGCCGCGGCGCCATCGCCGGAGCCCGCGGGAGGTGCAGAGTCGGCCCTGCCGCAGAATGCCGCCTTGGTCCGGCAGCGCTGGGATGAAATCGTCACGGCCGTGCAGCAGAACTCACGGTCCACTGCGGCACTGATCCAAACCAACGCACAAATCGGTGGCTTGGCGAATGGCACGCTCACATTGTTCTTCCAAACCGCGGGGTTGGCGACGACGTTTAACGAACGTGGCGACCACGCTCCTCGCGTGGCGAGAGCACTCAACGACGTCCTTGGTCTGAATGTTCAAGTACGGGCGGAGGTCGGCGGGGCGATGCCCCAAAAGCACCGGCCGTCCCTAGCCGGACGGCACCGGCCAGCAACGCCCCATCTGTCGGCGTGA